The Methyloferula stellata AR4 genome includes a window with the following:
- a CDS encoding DUF2019 domain-containing protein: MTDYAKTTTPALIELFIDGTSRLGSAFNLPLKMSPFVPEAERISSEIQKVAAELRIRKPLAELRRLFDHPNFDVRAWAAGQFEEIDPEWASAVYGAIREKLPTQKVVEMMRHALKPPPQQPALSEMSFVQLLARFEDTCARRYGACFLTNDEGLQDWQTRNRIVRETNLVVEELKKRGTIGMLTEFLDHPNFIARYVAAIHCLPLDPDRAIPIIEDMAGRNILGDSIGAAEILRKWRSAASGTASK; encoded by the coding sequence GTGACGGACTATGCAAAAACAACGACCCCGGCCCTGATTGAGCTTTTCATCGACGGAACGAGCCGTCTCGGGAGCGCCTTCAATCTTCCTCTCAAGATGAGCCCGTTTGTTCCTGAAGCCGAGAGAATTTCGTCTGAAATTCAGAAGGTCGCAGCGGAGTTAAGAATCCGTAAACCCTTGGCGGAACTGCGCAGGCTGTTCGACCATCCCAATTTCGATGTCCGAGCCTGGGCGGCCGGTCAATTTGAAGAGATCGATCCAGAATGGGCCTCCGCTGTTTATGGAGCCATTCGCGAAAAACTGCCTACGCAAAAAGTTGTCGAGATGATGCGGCATGCCTTGAAGCCGCCTCCCCAGCAGCCCGCCTTAAGTGAAATGTCTTTCGTTCAGCTCCTGGCCCGCTTCGAAGATACGTGCGCGCGCCGATATGGCGCCTGTTTTTTGACCAATGACGAGGGCCTCCAGGATTGGCAGACGCGCAATCGGATTGTGAGGGAGACCAACCTCGTCGTCGAAGAGCTGAAGAAGCGCGGCACGATTGGTATGCTCACCGAATTCCTCGATCACCCAAACTTCATCGCTCGCTATGTCGCGGCTATCCATTGCTTGCCACTCGATCCCGATCGCGCAATCCCGATCATTGAGGACATGGCCGGGCGCAATATACTTGGCGATTCGATCGGGGCCGCAGAGATTTTACGAAAATGGCGCTCCGCCGCATCCGGTACAGCCTCAAAGTAG
- a CDS encoding L,D-transpeptidase family protein, translating into MNVLSKRGTSRLGACAPFMALSLGGAAALLLLSGLPDSTAFAQGPVQEQAQAPAQEAAKGLDATAPEQAQAQAAESTPVTVPSAESETPLATLNPAPDANAPAGAAPPDVTQSKDESSPEPAAAAADAPATPSSQPEPSAEKASIDTDTTGSIKEDPLAPAETATPAAPAEPTDTAVAPPAEIIAPPTDEAKQATPEKSPLLGLLQTALENLVYSDVKGPHAAETQKIREELAAFYTLHDFAPLWSTDGQATPAAKAVIDRLQHAADDGLPLAFVPDLQGGSDADRVKADLALSEAVIAYGRAASGGRIDPKTISPLIGEKPEVAEPFAILSAVADAGDKAGEVLWGFNPPQKAYQALRQKLAEMRREKAPVAHQPIPSGPELTVGMRDPRVTLIRARFGLDVQQPAAPEDLVYDTRVAAAVAGFQKSAGLPASGVLTTRTIAALSGGQPSRLENEILANMERWRWMPRDMGETYVAVNIPDFTVSVIHGDQLLTRHRVVVGKPDTPTPVFSNKMQYLIVNPYWNVPQSIIRKEFLPKSGGDLSYLAASGWQVSSRHGVLTVRQPPGERNALGRIKFLFPNDYSVYLHDTPSKALFASAKRAFSHGCVRVDQPFSFAEIILNHSWSEQRLKGLIGSGERYINLPTPLPIHIEYFTTYVDETGRLQLRDDLYGYSHKVKVALGLEG; encoded by the coding sequence ATGAACGTTCTTTCTAAGCGCGGCACGTCCCGCCTCGGCGCCTGCGCGCCTTTCATGGCTCTCTCGCTTGGCGGCGCCGCCGCCCTGCTCCTGCTCTCGGGCTTGCCCGATTCGACCGCATTCGCCCAAGGGCCGGTCCAAGAACAGGCTCAAGCCCCCGCCCAGGAGGCGGCGAAAGGGCTCGACGCGACGGCCCCGGAGCAGGCTCAAGCGCAAGCCGCCGAGAGCACGCCAGTCACCGTGCCATCGGCAGAGAGCGAAACGCCTCTCGCCACGCTCAACCCAGCGCCTGACGCGAATGCGCCCGCCGGGGCAGCACCGCCGGACGTGACCCAATCCAAGGACGAGTCATCGCCCGAACCGGCCGCCGCGGCGGCTGACGCACCCGCGACGCCCTCGTCCCAGCCCGAGCCATCGGCGGAAAAGGCTTCGATCGACACGGATACGACAGGGTCGATCAAGGAAGATCCCCTCGCTCCAGCCGAGACAGCCACCCCTGCGGCTCCGGCCGAGCCGACGGATACGGCCGTCGCCCCGCCCGCCGAGATCATTGCGCCCCCCACCGACGAGGCAAAGCAGGCCACACCGGAAAAATCGCCCTTGCTGGGCCTCTTGCAGACGGCGCTTGAAAATCTCGTCTATTCGGACGTGAAGGGTCCGCACGCCGCCGAGACGCAAAAGATTCGCGAAGAACTGGCGGCCTTTTACACGTTGCACGATTTCGCGCCGCTCTGGAGCACCGACGGACAGGCGACGCCAGCCGCGAAGGCCGTGATCGACCGGCTTCAACACGCCGCCGACGACGGTTTGCCGCTCGCTTTCGTGCCGGATCTGCAAGGCGGCAGCGACGCGGACCGGGTCAAGGCCGATCTCGCCTTGTCGGAAGCCGTGATCGCCTACGGCCGCGCCGCCTCGGGCGGCCGAATCGACCCGAAGACGATTTCGCCTTTGATCGGCGAGAAGCCCGAGGTAGCCGAGCCTTTCGCCATTTTATCCGCCGTGGCGGACGCGGGCGACAAGGCTGGAGAGGTTCTTTGGGGTTTCAACCCGCCGCAAAAAGCCTATCAGGCGCTGCGCCAGAAGCTCGCCGAAATGCGCCGTGAGAAAGCGCCCGTCGCGCATCAGCCCATCCCCTCCGGTCCAGAATTGACGGTCGGGATGCGCGACCCGCGCGTGACTTTGATACGGGCGCGCTTCGGTCTCGACGTCCAGCAACCTGCCGCGCCGGAAGACCTCGTCTATGACACGCGCGTCGCAGCCGCCGTGGCCGGTTTCCAGAAATCCGCCGGCCTGCCCGCTTCGGGCGTGCTCACCACGCGCACGATCGCGGCTCTGTCGGGCGGTCAGCCGTCGCGGCTCGAAAACGAAATCCTCGCCAATATGGAGCGCTGGCGCTGGATGCCGCGCGACATGGGCGAGACCTATGTTGCCGTCAATATTCCCGACTTCACGGTTTCGGTGATTCACGGCGACCAGCTTTTGACGCGCCATCGCGTCGTCGTCGGCAAGCCCGACACGCCGACGCCGGTGTTCTCGAACAAAATGCAATATTTGATCGTGAACCCCTATTGGAACGTGCCGCAATCGATCATCCGCAAGGAATTCCTGCCGAAGTCCGGTGGCGATCTCAGCTATCTCGCCGCCTCAGGCTGGCAGGTGAGTTCGCGTCACGGCGTGCTCACCGTGCGTCAGCCGCCCGGTGAAAGGAACGCGCTCGGACGCATCAAATTCCTCTTCCCGAACGATTATTCCGTTTATCTCCACGACACTCCGTCGAAGGCTCTCTTCGCTTCGGCGAAGCGCGCCTTCAGTCACGGCTGCGTCCGCGTCGACCAGCCCTTCAGTTTCGCCGAAATCATACTCAATCATTCCTGGAGCGAACAAAGACTGAAGGGTCTGATCGGGTCTGGCGAGCGCTACATCAACCTGCCGACGCCCTTGCCGATCCACATAGAATATTTCACGACCTATGTGGATGAGACCGGCCGGCTGCAATTGCGCGACGATCTTTATGGCTATTCACACAAGGTCAAAGTCGCGCTCGGGCTTGAGGGCTAA
- a CDS encoding DUF882 domain-containing protein → MRVVVTTSVMAFWAGAFLPTATETAEANGDTRTISLYHAHRHDSIEATYRVNGHYDPAVLEKLNYFLRDWRNDDQTKMDPRLFDVVWEVYRTAGATEPITVLSAYRSPETNAMLRRRSRAVAEHSQHMLGKAMDTTMPDMSMEKLREIGMRMQRGGVGYYPSSNFVHLDVGSVRHWPRMSYDQLARLFPDGKTVHIPSNGQPLARYEEARAEIEANGGSAPAYAEQPKSKGFFAWLFGGGSGGEDDVEEVASAVPTPRGGPARGASRNPDTSFVASANPPAAQSLAERYGQRRAPDPAQTAAAPAPSSQQVASLQPTATPALRGKQADADTASQDADTSAYGSVLPIPPKRPSELMTLAAVPLPPARPAGVATFASIAPNDTTASIATDAPKAGQKLPAAAKPDAIASLISTPLPAHPAEFGHAALPAVITQGPDRAKASPADVLAYAATPAAPESSLSAPLPGLRSAALNKTTPSRASRTIVSARLDGSNFRSLTSDTATEDMPTQSVLGASLSGLRAAARIQPGTLSNRLSANYVARFASNATDLDTSHFSGAAVQPLPSARDSLQLVASFSRPRN, encoded by the coding sequence GTGCGCGTCGTCGTAACGACGAGCGTCATGGCGTTCTGGGCGGGTGCCTTTCTCCCGACGGCCACAGAAACGGCCGAGGCGAATGGCGATACACGGACAATCAGCCTCTACCATGCGCACCGGCACGATTCGATCGAGGCAACCTATCGCGTCAACGGCCATTACGACCCGGCCGTCCTCGAAAAACTGAATTATTTCCTGCGTGACTGGCGCAACGACGATCAGACGAAGATGGACCCGCGCCTCTTCGACGTCGTTTGGGAGGTCTACCGGACCGCCGGGGCGACCGAGCCGATCACCGTCCTCTCAGCCTATCGCTCTCCCGAGACCAATGCCATGTTGCGCCGCCGCTCGCGCGCGGTCGCCGAACATTCGCAGCACATGCTGGGCAAGGCGATGGATACGACCATGCCCGACATGTCGATGGAGAAACTCCGCGAGATCGGCATGCGCATGCAAAGAGGCGGCGTCGGTTATTATCCGAGTTCGAATTTCGTCCATCTCGATGTCGGCAGCGTCAGGCATTGGCCCCGCATGAGCTATGACCAGCTCGCCCGGCTCTTCCCAGACGGCAAAACTGTCCATATTCCGTCGAATGGACAACCGCTTGCCCGTTATGAAGAAGCCCGCGCCGAAATCGAGGCGAATGGCGGCTCGGCGCCGGCCTATGCAGAGCAGCCGAAGTCGAAGGGCTTCTTTGCTTGGCTCTTCGGCGGCGGCAGCGGTGGCGAGGACGATGTCGAGGAAGTTGCTTCCGCCGTCCCGACGCCGCGCGGCGGCCCGGCCCGCGGCGCCAGCCGCAATCCGGACACATCTTTTGTAGCCTCGGCTAATCCGCCTGCTGCGCAATCGCTTGCCGAGCGCTATGGCCAACGCCGCGCTCCCGATCCGGCTCAGACTGCGGCGGCTCCCGCACCGAGCAGCCAGCAGGTCGCGAGTCTCCAGCCAACGGCGACCCCGGCACTCCGCGGCAAGCAGGCCGATGCGGACACCGCATCCCAGGACGCCGATACGTCGGCTTATGGAAGCGTGCTTCCGATTCCGCCGAAGCGCCCAAGCGAGCTGATGACCCTGGCCGCCGTGCCTCTGCCACCGGCGCGTCCCGCCGGCGTCGCCACATTCGCGTCGATCGCACCAAATGATACGACGGCATCGATTGCGACCGACGCGCCAAAGGCCGGGCAAAAACTGCCCGCCGCCGCGAAACCGGATGCGATCGCGTCTCTGATTTCAACCCCGCTACCGGCGCATCCAGCCGAGTTCGGACATGCGGCCTTACCGGCCGTCATCACGCAAGGGCCGGACAGGGCGAAAGCATCGCCCGCGGACGTTTTGGCCTATGCCGCGACGCCCGCTGCGCCTGAGTCTTCCCTATCCGCGCCTCTGCCTGGATTGCGTTCGGCGGCGCTGAATAAAACCACGCCGTCGCGGGCCAGTAGGACAATCGTGTCGGCAAGGCTCGACGGCAGCAATTTCCGCAGCCTCACAAGCGATACGGCGACGGAGGACATGCCGACTCAGTCGGTACTCGGCGCGAGCCTTTCGGGGCTGCGCGCCGCGGCCCGCATCCAGCCCGGCACATTGTCGAATAGACTGTCAGCCAATTATGTCGCGCGCTTCGCAAGCAATGCGACCGATCTCGACACGTCGCATTTCTCCGGCGCCGCCGTTCAACCGCTGCCCTCCGCGCGCGATTCGCTTCAGCTCGTTGCAAGTTTTTCGCGGCCGCGGAATTAA
- a CDS encoding nickel/cobalt transporter, translated as MRRIETLDSLAAGLALGFITLIIFSCDGAFAQGAHHPFAVGANEGAVGNVSGFGAWIIGQESVFYRQMTQALHAIKAHESAGWALAGVSFAYGVFHAAGPGHGKAVVTSYMVSNERALRRGLVISLLAAVLQGLVAVGLVGIAALIFHATAQRMTAAANLIETASYFGIVALGVLLLWRKGAAFATALSAMPRAQDHDDFGFNQSKIMNVIDSYRLERDAGGKPVPTFPHPALEEIFAASAPSLSTMGRGTSAFFADNGAQDHVHGPDCGHFLAMDPTKLDEGFVWKGALLTMLTAGARPCSGAILVLVFALAQDMFLVGVGATFAMSLGTAITTGALAAFAVYAKRTAVKFAGPGSPRALVFGRLIEVGAALLVLLFGCALLAAQWMGFTLTAL; from the coding sequence ATGCGCAGGATTGAAACGCTCGATTCGCTTGCTGCGGGCTTAGCGCTAGGCTTTATCACGCTCATCATTTTCTCTTGCGATGGCGCTTTCGCACAAGGCGCGCATCATCCTTTCGCCGTCGGCGCGAACGAAGGCGCAGTCGGCAATGTGAGCGGATTCGGCGCCTGGATCATCGGGCAGGAAAGCGTTTTCTATCGCCAAATGACGCAGGCGTTGCACGCTATCAAGGCGCACGAATCGGCAGGTTGGGCGCTGGCCGGCGTCAGCTTTGCCTATGGCGTGTTTCATGCCGCAGGGCCGGGCCATGGTAAGGCGGTCGTGACCTCCTACATGGTCTCGAATGAAAGAGCGCTTCGGCGCGGTCTCGTCATTTCGCTGCTTGCCGCCGTGTTGCAAGGCCTTGTCGCCGTGGGTCTCGTCGGTATCGCCGCCTTGATCTTTCACGCGACCGCGCAACGCATGACCGCTGCCGCCAATCTGATCGAGACGGCGAGCTATTTCGGTATCGTCGCCCTCGGCGTTCTTCTTCTTTGGCGCAAAGGCGCGGCCTTCGCCACCGCGCTCAGCGCCATGCCGCGCGCACAAGATCACGATGATTTTGGATTTAACCAATCCAAAATCATGAACGTGATCGATTCCTATAGATTAGAGCGGGATGCGGGCGGAAAACCGGTACCCACTTTTCCTCATCCCGCTCTCGAAGAGATCTTCGCGGCAAGCGCACCGTCTCTGTCGACGATGGGACGAGGCACATCGGCTTTCTTCGCCGATAATGGCGCGCAGGATCATGTGCATGGTCCCGACTGCGGGCATTTCCTAGCGATGGACCCGACAAAACTCGATGAAGGCTTCGTCTGGAAAGGAGCCTTGCTAACCATGCTGACGGCGGGTGCAAGGCCATGCTCAGGAGCGATCCTCGTTCTGGTCTTCGCGCTCGCGCAGGATATGTTTTTGGTGGGCGTCGGCGCGACTTTCGCGATGTCGCTTGGCACCGCCATCACCACCGGCGCTTTGGCGGCTTTCGCGGTTTATGCCAAACGCACGGCGGTGAAATTCGCGGGTCCAGGTTCGCCGCGCGCATTGGTGTTCGGACGGCTGATCGAAGTCGGTGCCGCGCTCTTGGTTCTGCTCTTCGGCTGCGCTTTGCTCGCCGCGCAATGGATGGGATTTACGCTGACCGCCCTTTAG
- a CDS encoding M3 family oligoendopeptidase, with protein MTLFRSCSNFKYSYAAPEALRGAGDNELGVLPEWNLADLYPGMEDPAFARDVQKAQADCKAFAEKYRGKLETLAVENNGAGLAEAVKAYETLEELLGRIASYAGLIYTGDTTDPVRAKFYGDAQEKLTDASSDLLFFQLELNRLDDALLDKAAAGALSHYRPWVEDIRKEKPYELDDKLEQLFHEKSQTGRGAWNRLFDETIASLRFHANGQELTLEPVLNLMQDEKEEVRKEGADALAKTLKENLRTFALITNTLAKDKEISDRWRGFKDVADSRHLSNRVEREVVDALVAAVHAAYPRLSHRYYKLKAKWFGRETLNHWDRNAPLPNVPSKTYPWTDARDTVLSAYGAFSPQMAGIAKRFFDERWIDAPVRPGKSPGAFAHPTVPSAHPYVLLNYMGKPRDVMTLAHELGHGVHQVLAGPNGALMAPTPLTLAETASVFGEMLTFRALLAKTDTVSERRAMLAAKVEDMINTVVRQIAFYTFERKVHTERRNGELTADKICELWMSVQAESLGPSIKLGEGYESYWAYIPHFVHSPFYVYAYAFGDCLVNSLYGVYENAREGFAERYLAMLSAGGTKHHSELLKPFGLDARDPAFWQIGLTMIEGMIIELEGLEGK; from the coding sequence ATGACCCTTTTCCGCTCTTGCTCCAACTTTAAATATTCATATGCGGCGCCGGAGGCCTTGCGCGGCGCCGGTGACAACGAGCTTGGTGTTCTTCCGGAATGGAATCTCGCGGATCTCTATCCCGGGATGGAAGATCCGGCCTTCGCGCGCGACGTTCAAAAGGCGCAAGCGGACTGCAAGGCTTTCGCGGAAAAATATCGTGGCAAGCTCGAAACTTTGGCGGTCGAGAACAATGGCGCGGGCCTCGCCGAGGCCGTCAAAGCCTATGAGACGCTTGAAGAACTTTTGGGCCGCATCGCATCCTATGCAGGCTTGATCTATACCGGCGATACGACAGACCCGGTGCGCGCGAAATTCTACGGCGACGCGCAAGAGAAACTCACCGACGCATCGTCCGATCTTCTCTTCTTCCAGCTTGAACTCAACCGCCTGGACGATGCGCTGCTCGACAAAGCGGCGGCAGGTGCGCTCAGCCATTACCGGCCTTGGGTTGAAGATATCCGCAAGGAAAAGCCCTATGAGCTCGACGACAAGCTCGAGCAATTGTTCCACGAAAAATCTCAGACCGGGCGTGGCGCCTGGAATAGACTCTTCGATGAGACGATCGCCTCGCTGCGCTTTCATGCCAATGGTCAAGAGCTGACGCTCGAACCCGTCTTGAACCTGATGCAGGATGAAAAGGAGGAGGTTCGCAAGGAGGGCGCCGATGCTTTGGCAAAGACGCTCAAGGAAAATCTGCGGACCTTCGCGCTCATCACCAACACGCTCGCCAAGGATAAGGAAATTTCCGATCGCTGGCGCGGCTTCAAGGATGTCGCGGATTCCCGCCATCTCTCGAACCGGGTCGAGCGCGAAGTGGTGGATGCGCTTGTCGCGGCCGTGCATGCGGCCTATCCGCGTCTGTCGCATCGCTATTATAAGTTGAAAGCCAAATGGTTCGGGCGCGAGACCTTGAACCATTGGGACCGCAACGCGCCGCTGCCGAACGTCCCGTCGAAGACCTATCCCTGGACGGACGCGCGCGATACCGTGCTTTCCGCCTACGGCGCTTTCTCACCGCAGATGGCGGGCATCGCCAAGCGTTTTTTCGATGAGCGCTGGATCGATGCGCCGGTGCGTCCCGGCAAATCGCCCGGCGCTTTCGCGCATCCGACCGTGCCCTCCGCGCATCCTTACGTGCTCTTAAATTATATGGGCAAGCCGCGCGATGTCATGACGCTCGCGCATGAGTTGGGGCATGGCGTGCATCAGGTTCTCGCTGGGCCTAACGGCGCGTTGATGGCGCCGACGCCGCTGACGCTTGCCGAAACGGCTTCCGTCTTCGGCGAGATGCTGACCTTCCGCGCTTTGCTTGCGAAAACGGATACAGTCTCCGAGCGGCGCGCCATGCTCGCCGCCAAGGTCGAAGACATGATCAATACGGTCGTGCGGCAGATCGCGTTTTATACGTTCGAGCGAAAGGTCCATACCGAGCGCCGCAACGGCGAATTGACGGCGGATAAGATCTGCGAACTCTGGATGAGCGTGCAGGCCGAAAGCCTGGGGCCGTCGATCAAACTCGGCGAGGGCTATGAGTCCTATTGGGCCTATATCCCGCATTTCGTGCATTCGCCCTTTTACGTCTATGCCTATGCCTTCGGCGATTGCCTTGTGAATTCGCTCTATGGCGTCTACGAGAATGCGCGCGAAGGCTTCGCCGAGCGCTATCTCGCGATGTTGTCGGCCGGCGGCACCAAGCATCATTCCGAATTGCTCAAGCCCTTCGGGCTCGATGCGCGCGATCCGGCCTTCTGGCAGATCGGCCTCACCATGATCGAGGGAATGATTATCGAGCTGGAGGGGCTGGAAGGGAAGTGA
- a CDS encoding AbrB/MazE/SpoVT family DNA-binding domain-containing protein, whose protein sequence is MGIEGQDAEIEGAVLQIRKIGNSVGVILPKELLARLRLKEGDKLHIVEQTERGLKLSPYDPHHAKAMEIARKAFRDYADTFKALAK, encoded by the coding sequence ATGGGCATCGAAGGACAGGATGCAGAAATCGAAGGCGCCGTCCTTCAGATCCGCAAGATTGGCAATTCGGTTGGGGTCATTCTCCCGAAGGAACTTCTGGCACGTCTTCGATTGAAGGAAGGCGACAAGCTGCACATCGTCGAACAGACTGAGCGTGGCTTAAAGCTCAGCCCCTATGATCCGCATCACGCGAAGGCAATGGAGATCGCGCGCAAGGCTTTCCGCGATTACGCGGATACATTCAAAGCGCTCGCCAAATGA
- a CDS encoding sigma-54-dependent transcriptional regulator, with protein MSCLILVVDDDPVQRRLLETLVRRFGYEVEVVETGEAALARLEATAGLPVDLVILDLVMPDLDGMAVLERMRDRGCQVPTIVQTANGSIETVISAMRAGALDFVVKPVGAERLQVSIKNALRVDALEDEVRRMNRQAAGTLSFKDIASSSEDMERVVRLGERAAKSMIPVLLEGESGVGKEVIARAIQGASDRRGKAFVTVNCGALPENLVESILFGHEKGAFTGASEKHIGKFAEAHGGTLFLDEIGELPLEIQVKLLRALQQGEIDPVGGKRPVKVDIRLISATNQNLIELVKRGRFREDLYYRLNVFPISVPPLRSRRDDIPDLARRFAARFGAEEGKRIRGFSSEAVALLKTYDWPGNVRQLENAVFRAVVLADADELTITEFPQIAAHVDGFDLRIPAIPAVLSQPKPEREVVRVEVRDPNVLSLLSEGGDIRRLDQLEAETIRFALAHYRGQMSAVARKLGIGRSTLYRKMKEYGFHLTEQEQEQGGDKADDAAA; from the coding sequence ATGTCCTGTTTGATTCTGGTTGTCGATGACGACCCCGTCCAACGCCGTCTTCTCGAAACACTCGTGCGGCGCTTTGGCTACGAGGTCGAGGTGGTTGAAACAGGCGAAGCGGCTCTGGCGCGGCTCGAAGCCACAGCCGGGCTACCGGTCGATCTCGTTATTCTTGACCTCGTGATGCCGGATCTCGACGGCATGGCGGTCCTGGAGCGGATGCGCGATCGCGGTTGTCAGGTACCGACCATCGTCCAAACGGCCAATGGCTCGATCGAAACCGTCATTTCGGCCATGCGTGCCGGCGCTCTGGACTTCGTTGTGAAGCCCGTCGGCGCCGAAAGATTGCAGGTCTCGATCAAGAATGCGCTGCGGGTCGACGCGCTCGAAGATGAAGTGCGCCGCATGAACCGGCAGGCGGCCGGCACCTTGTCGTTCAAGGACATCGCAAGCTCAAGCGAAGATATGGAGCGAGTCGTACGGCTCGGCGAACGCGCCGCCAAATCGATGATTCCCGTCCTTCTCGAAGGCGAATCTGGCGTCGGCAAGGAAGTAATCGCGCGCGCCATCCAAGGCGCATCCGACCGGCGCGGCAAGGCTTTCGTCACCGTCAACTGCGGTGCCCTGCCCGAAAACCTCGTCGAATCGATTCTATTCGGGCATGAAAAAGGGGCTTTCACCGGCGCCAGCGAAAAACATATCGGTAAATTCGCGGAGGCCCATGGCGGCACCCTGTTTCTCGATGAAATCGGCGAATTGCCCCTCGAAATCCAGGTCAAGCTTTTGCGGGCGCTTCAGCAGGGCGAAATCGACCCCGTCGGCGGAAAGCGGCCGGTCAAGGTCGATATCAGGCTGATCTCGGCCACGAACCAAAATCTGATCGAGCTCGTGAAACGCGGCCGTTTTCGCGAAGACCTTTATTATCGTTTGAACGTCTTTCCGATTTCGGTGCCGCCCTTGCGATCACGGCGCGACGATATTCCGGACCTCGCCCGGCGATTTGCCGCCCGCTTCGGCGCCGAGGAAGGCAAGCGCATCCGCGGCTTCAGTTCCGAGGCCGTCGCCTTGCTCAAGACCTATGATTGGCCGGGCAATGTCCGGCAATTGGAAAACGCCGTGTTCCGGGCCGTCGTGCTCGCCGATGCCGACGAGCTGACAATCACCGAATTTCCGCAGATCGCCGCGCATGTGGACGGGTTCGATCTGCGCATTCCGGCCATTCCCGCGGTTTTGTCCCAGCCGAAGCCCGAGCGGGAGGTGGTGCGGGTCGAGGTTCGCGACCCGAATGTCCTAAGCCTGTTGAGCGAAGGCGGCGATATCCGCAGGCTCGATCAGCTCGAAGCTGAAACGATTCGTTTCGCGCTGGCGCATTATCGCGGCCAGATGTCGGCAGTTGCCCGCAAACTCGGAATCGGCCGCTCGACCCTTTATCGCAAGATGAAGGAATATGGCTTCCATCTCACCGAACAAGAGCAGGAACAAGGCGGCGACAAGGCCGATGATGCCGCGGCCTGA
- a CDS encoding DUF2019 domain-containing protein produces MTDYSHMNTADLITHFIDGASRLGSVFNLPFKMNRQSAEAQAIGDKMQLIGQELKARKPISDLRPLYDHPNEDVRYWAAGQFRAIDPEWSDAVYGAVRENLSTGEVIALVQRAKKKPQKQPALSDMSIADLAERYNDAATRLYAAAEFISDENGLPDTKTYNRILGEIGDVRRELEAGHALTALLPFLEHPNPIIRRVAASSCLSIASDRAIPILESIANGKYGGERASARRTLDQWRRKQSGAPQG; encoded by the coding sequence ATGACCGATTATTCGCACATGAATACGGCTGATCTTATCACCCATTTCATTGACGGAGCGAGCCGCCTCGGAAGCGTGTTCAACCTTCCATTCAAGATGAACCGGCAAAGTGCGGAAGCTCAGGCTATCGGTGACAAGATGCAGCTCATCGGACAAGAACTCAAGGCAAGAAAGCCGATCTCCGACCTTCGCCCTCTTTATGATCATCCGAACGAAGACGTGCGCTATTGGGCGGCGGGTCAGTTCCGCGCCATCGATCCCGAGTGGTCTGATGCTGTCTATGGCGCGGTCCGCGAGAATTTGTCGACCGGCGAGGTCATTGCGCTCGTTCAAAGAGCTAAAAAGAAGCCGCAGAAACAGCCTGCTCTGTCTGACATGTCGATCGCAGATCTGGCGGAGCGCTATAACGACGCCGCGACGAGACTCTACGCCGCCGCGGAGTTTATATCGGACGAAAATGGGCTTCCCGACACTAAAACTTACAACCGTATCTTGGGAGAGATCGGGGACGTCCGCCGTGAGCTTGAAGCAGGCCACGCCCTGACGGCCCTGCTGCCTTTCCTGGAACACCCCAACCCTATTATTCGGCGTGTGGCCGCGAGTTCTTGTTTGTCTATTGCAAGCGACCGGGCGATCCCGATTCTCGAATCGATCGCCAATGGCAAATATGGGGGAGAGCGCGCATCCGCGCGGAGGACGCTCGACCAATGGCGAAGGAAGCAGAGCGGAGCGCCTCAAGGTTGA